Proteins encoded within one genomic window of Chlorobaculum sp. MV4-Y:
- a CDS encoding CoB--CoM heterodisulfide reductase iron-sulfur subunit A family protein, translating to MSVETILVVGGGISGITTAVEAAEVGYNTVLVEKNPYLGGRVSQLNKYFPKLCPPYCGLEMNFRRIKPNPKITVYTMTEVESVSGQEGNYSVRLKVSPRFVNEKCTACNACAEACPVEKPNEFNFGMDKTKAAYLPHVLSYPMRYVIDRSACKDNCDKCVKACKYNAIDLNMKPQTIEMKVGSIVYATGWNPYDATRMDNLGFGRVKNVITNMMMERLAAPNGPTGGKLLRPSDNKEVKKVVFVQCAGSRDENHLNYCSSICCMASLKQATYVRERIPDSQVVVAYIDLRAPGKYEEFLNKVEADANVKLVKGKVAKIEEDNATGGVILEFEDVEGGGKSHEHADMAVLATGMEPCVKTSSMLSFEENGFINGGTAAGIYSTGVAKRPSDVTTSIQDATGMALKSIQSLVRS from the coding sequence ATGTCAGTTGAAACCATTTTAGTTGTCGGCGGCGGCATTAGCGGAATAACCACGGCGGTCGAGGCTGCTGAGGTCGGCTACAATACCGTGCTTGTCGAGAAGAACCCCTACCTTGGTGGCCGGGTTTCACAGCTCAACAAGTATTTCCCCAAACTGTGCCCCCCGTATTGCGGACTGGAGATGAACTTCAGGCGCATCAAACCCAATCCGAAAATCACCGTCTACACCATGACCGAAGTCGAGTCGGTGAGCGGTCAGGAAGGAAATTACAGCGTCAGGCTCAAGGTCAGCCCGAGGTTCGTGAACGAAAAGTGCACGGCCTGCAATGCCTGCGCGGAGGCATGCCCTGTGGAAAAGCCGAACGAATTCAATTTCGGGATGGACAAGACAAAAGCGGCCTATCTGCCGCATGTGCTGTCCTATCCCATGAGATATGTGATAGATAGAAGCGCTTGCAAGGACAACTGCGACAAGTGCGTCAAGGCGTGCAAATACAACGCCATTGATCTGAATATGAAACCGCAGACCATCGAGATGAAGGTTGGCAGCATCGTGTACGCTACCGGCTGGAATCCTTACGATGCGACCCGGATGGACAATCTTGGTTTCGGACGAGTCAAGAACGTCATTACCAACATGATGATGGAGCGTCTTGCCGCACCGAACGGACCGACGGGCGGAAAGCTCCTGAGACCTTCGGACAACAAGGAGGTCAAGAAGGTGGTCTTCGTGCAGTGCGCCGGATCGAGGGACGAGAATCACCTCAACTACTGCTCGTCGATCTGCTGCATGGCGTCGCTCAAGCAGGCCACATACGTCCGCGAACGCATTCCGGATTCACAGGTTGTCGTGGCCTACATCGATTTGCGCGCACCCGGCAAGTACGAAGAGTTCCTCAACAAGGTTGAGGCTGACGCGAACGTGAAGCTGGTTAAAGGCAAGGTCGCCAAGATTGAGGAAGACAACGCCACTGGCGGTGTCATTCTCGAATTTGAGGATGTCGAGGGCGGCGGAAAGAGCCATGAGCACGCCGACATGGCTGTGCTTGCCACCGGTATGGAGCCCTGTGTCAAGACCAGCTCCATGCTGAGTTTCGAGGAGAACGGCTTCATCAATGGCGGAACAGCTGCCGGAATCTACTCGACCGGCGTGGCCAAGAGGCCGTCCGATGTGACCACATCCATTCAGGATGCGACCGGAATGGCATTGAAAAGCATTCAAAGTCTCGTGAGGAGTTAA
- the aprA gene encoding adenylyl-sulfate reductase subunit alpha, with the protein MGVEKNEFKFSQKPEVVYVDTDILLIGGGMACCGAAYEAAKWATPKGLRITMVDKAAVDRSGAVAMGLSAINTYCGENDPADYVKYVRTDLMGIIREDLVYDLGRHVDNSVHLFEEWGLPVWKRDEDGSTMDGAKPAPKLTEGGKPVRSGRWQIMINGESYKVIVAEAAKKALEYNRKETGVEQNLFERVFVSELIHDKNNPGKVAGAIGFSVREHKAYVFTAKTMLLACGGAVNVYRPRSTAEGQGRAWYPVWNAGTTYALAAQAGCELVLMENRFVPARFKDGYGPVGAWFLFFKCKATNSLGEDYCATNLAAANKDFGKYAEDPHKLTTAMRNHMMMIDMKAGKGPILMRTHEAMAALAETMTPKQIKHLEAEAWEDFLDMCIGQAVVWAGNNIEPEKTPSELMPTEPYLLGSHAGCAGIWVSGPGDIKGVPAEWSWGYNRMTTVDGLFTAGDGVGASGHKFSSGSHAEGRIAGKSMTAYCLDHADYKPELGRDVDEVIAEIYAPMETFAKNKDYSTDPSVNPNYIRPKMFQARLQKIMDEYVAGVSTWYTTSKTMLEKGLEHLSLLKEDAEKMAASDLHELMRAWENYHRLMAGEAHARHILFREDSRYPGYYFRADHFYVDDENWKCFTISKYDRDSKEWTLSKRDYVQVVPD; encoded by the coding sequence ATGGGAGTTGAAAAAAACGAATTCAAGTTTAGCCAGAAGCCCGAAGTTGTTTATGTGGATACGGATATTCTGCTGATCGGCGGTGGCATGGCTTGTTGCGGCGCGGCGTATGAAGCGGCCAAGTGGGCTACCCCGAAAGGCCTGAGAATCACGATGGTTGACAAGGCTGCCGTTGACAGAAGCGGTGCTGTCGCCATGGGTCTTTCCGCTATCAATACCTACTGCGGCGAGAACGATCCGGCCGATTACGTCAAATACGTAAGAACCGACCTTATGGGCATCATTCGTGAGGACCTGGTTTATGACCTTGGCCGTCACGTTGACAACTCGGTTCATCTTTTTGAAGAGTGGGGTCTTCCGGTCTGGAAGCGCGACGAGGATGGTTCGACCATGGACGGCGCGAAACCGGCTCCGAAACTCACCGAAGGTGGCAAACCGGTCCGTTCCGGTCGCTGGCAGATCATGATCAACGGCGAATCCTACAAGGTCATCGTTGCCGAGGCCGCCAAGAAAGCCCTCGAATACAACCGCAAGGAGACCGGCGTTGAGCAGAACCTGTTCGAGCGCGTCTTCGTCAGTGAACTTATCCACGACAAGAACAATCCTGGCAAGGTCGCTGGCGCTATCGGCTTCAGCGTCCGTGAGCACAAGGCGTACGTCTTCACCGCCAAAACCATGCTGCTTGCCTGCGGCGGCGCCGTGAACGTCTACCGTCCGCGCTCGACCGCTGAAGGTCAGGGGCGCGCATGGTACCCGGTCTGGAACGCCGGCACCACCTACGCACTCGCCGCACAGGCCGGTTGCGAACTGGTGCTCATGGAGAACCGTTTCGTGCCCGCCCGCTTCAAGGACGGCTACGGCCCGGTCGGTGCATGGTTCCTGTTCTTCAAGTGTAAAGCCACCAACTCGCTTGGCGAGGACTACTGTGCCACCAACCTCGCGGCAGCCAACAAGGATTTCGGCAAGTACGCCGAGGATCCGCACAAGCTGACCACCGCCATGAGGAACCACATGATGATGATCGACATGAAGGCCGGCAAAGGCCCGATCCTCATGAGGACTCACGAAGCGATGGCCGCGCTTGCCGAAACCATGACCCCCAAGCAGATCAAGCACCTCGAAGCCGAGGCATGGGAAGACTTCCTCGACATGTGCATCGGTCAGGCTGTTGTCTGGGCCGGTAACAACATCGAGCCTGAGAAGACTCCTTCCGAGCTTATGCCAACCGAACCCTACCTGCTCGGCTCGCATGCCGGTTGCGCCGGTATCTGGGTCAGCGGCCCTGGCGACATCAAGGGTGTCCCGGCGGAATGGAGCTGGGGCTACAACAGGATGACCACCGTCGATGGTCTGTTCACCGCAGGTGACGGCGTCGGCGCATCGGGTCACAAGTTCTCCTCCGGTTCACACGCAGAAGGCCGTATCGCCGGTAAGAGCATGACCGCCTACTGCCTCGATCACGCTGACTACAAGCCGGAACTTGGCCGCGATGTTGACGAAGTGATCGCCGAGATCTACGCTCCGATGGAGACCTTCGCCAAGAACAAGGATTACAGCACCGATCCGTCGGTCAACCCGAACTACATCAGGCCGAAAATGTTCCAGGCCCGTCTCCAGAAGATCATGGACGAGTATGTCGCCGGTGTGTCCACCTGGTACACCACCAGCAAAACCATGCTCGAAAAGGGTCTTGAGCACCTGTCGCTTCTCAAGGAGGACGCCGAGAAGATGGCTGCCAGTGATCTGCACGAGCTGATGCGCGCATGGGAGAACTACCATCGTTTGATGGCGGGCGAAGCCCATGCACGTCACATCCTCTTCCGTGAGGACAGCCGCTATCCCGGTTACTACTTCAGGGCTGACCACTTCTACGTCGATGACGAGAACTGGAAGTGCTTCACCATCTCGAAGTACGATAGGGACAGCAAGGAGTGGACTCTCTCGAAGAGGGACTACGTCCAGGTCGTTCCGGACTGA
- the aprB gene encoding adenylyl-sulfate reductase subunit beta, producing MPSFVIKEKCDGCKGQERTACMYICPNDLMKLDVERMKAWNQEPDQCWECYNCVKICPQQAIEVRGYADFVPLGGNVIPLRGTDAIMWTIKFRNGILKRYKFPIRTTSEGSIDLYSGKPEQDYANLKKPGFFNMTEYPTL from the coding sequence ATGCCAAGTTTCGTCATTAAAGAAAAATGTGACGGCTGCAAAGGGCAGGAGAGGACAGCTTGCATGTACATCTGTCCGAACGACCTGATGAAGTTGGATGTCGAAAGGATGAAAGCCTGGAACCAGGAGCCCGACCAGTGCTGGGAGTGCTACAACTGCGTGAAGATCTGCCCGCAGCAGGCGATCGAGGTCAGGGGATATGCCGATTTCGTACCGCTGGGCGGAAACGTTATCCCGCTTCGTGGTACCGACGCCATCATGTGGACCATCAAGTTCCGGAACGGTATTCTGAAGCGCTACAAGTTCCCGATCAGGACCACCTCTGAAGGTTCGATCGATCTGTACTCCGGCAAGCCCGAGCAGGATTACGCGAACCTCAAGAAGCCTGGATTCTTCAACATGACAGAATATCCGACCCTCTAA
- the sat gene encoding sulfate adenylyltransferase, translating into MALVNPHGKEKVLKPLLLTGDELVSEKERAKSMKQVRLSSRETGDLIMLGIGGFTPLTGFMGHADWKGSVETCTMADGTFWPIPITLSTSKEQADSLAIGEEVALVDDETGELMGSMKIEEKYSIDKTHECREVFKTDNPEHPGVLMVMNQGDVNLAGPVKVFSEGTFPTEFEGIYMTPAQTRKMFEENGWSTVAAFQTRNPMHRSHEYLVKIAVEICDGVLIHQLLGKLKPGDIPADVRRDCINVLTENYFVKGTTIQAGYPLDMRYAGPREALLHALFRQNFGCSHLIVGRDHAGVGDYYGPFDAHHIFDQIPADALETKPLKIDWTFYCYKCDAMASMKTCPHEPADRLNLSGTKLRKMLSEGEEVPEHFSRPEVLEILRRYYAGLTEKVDIKMHSHAIGK; encoded by the coding sequence ATGGCGTTAGTCAATCCACATGGCAAGGAAAAGGTTTTAAAGCCGCTTTTGCTGACCGGTGACGAGTTAGTCAGCGAAAAGGAGCGGGCCAAATCTATGAAACAGGTCAGGCTCTCTTCAAGGGAGACTGGTGACTTGATCATGCTTGGGATCGGCGGTTTCACTCCGCTGACCGGCTTCATGGGCCATGCAGACTGGAAAGGAAGCGTCGAAACATGCACCATGGCAGATGGCACTTTCTGGCCGATTCCGATTACGCTTTCGACCTCGAAGGAGCAGGCAGACAGCCTTGCCATCGGCGAAGAAGTGGCTCTGGTCGATGACGAGACCGGCGAGCTGATGGGCAGCATGAAGATCGAGGAGAAGTACTCCATCGACAAGACTCACGAGTGTCGTGAAGTGTTCAAGACCGACAATCCCGAGCACCCTGGCGTGCTGATGGTTATGAACCAGGGCGACGTCAACCTCGCAGGACCGGTCAAGGTCTTCAGCGAAGGCACCTTCCCGACCGAGTTCGAGGGTATCTACATGACCCCCGCCCAGACCCGAAAAATGTTCGAGGAGAACGGCTGGAGCACCGTAGCCGCATTCCAGACCCGCAACCCCATGCACCGCTCCCACGAATATCTTGTCAAGATCGCTGTCGAAATCTGCGACGGCGTGCTCATCCACCAGCTTCTCGGCAAACTCAAGCCGGGCGATATTCCCGCAGATGTCAGGCGTGACTGCATCAACGTCCTGACCGAAAACTACTTCGTCAAGGGCACCACCATCCAGGCGGGCTATCCGCTCGACATGCGCTACGCCGGCCCGAGAGAGGCGCTGCTTCACGCGCTTTTCCGCCAGAACTTCGGATGCAGCCATCTGATTGTCGGACGTGATCACGCCGGCGTCGGCGACTACTACGGCCCCTTCGATGCGCACCATATCTTCGATCAGATTCCAGCTGACGCGCTTGAAACCAAGCCGCTGAAGATCGACTGGACCTTCTATTGCTACAAGTGTGACGCCATGGCGTCGATGAAAACCTGCCCGCATGAACCGGCCGACAGGCTCAACCTGAGCGGCACGAAGCTCAGGAAGATGCTCTCCGAAGGCGAGGAGGTGCCGGAGCACTTCAGCCGTCCGGAGGTGCTTGAGATTCTGAGGCGCTACTATGCCGGTCTGACCGAGAAGGTTGACATCAAGATGCATTCCCACGCAATCGGGAAATGA
- the dsrE2 gene encoding sulfur carrier protein DsrE2, with protein sequence MSDTKKLAIIASKGTLDWAYPPFILASTAAAMDMEAVVFFTFYGLPLLKKEIDAKVTPVGNPAMPMHMPFGSKEFQAINWPIPNLISGNIPGFDTMATMLMKETFKKKGVATVEQLREMCIEAGVKFIACQMTMEVFGFDKSEFIEGVDYGGAASFLEYAADANISLFI encoded by the coding sequence ATGTCCGACACCAAAAAACTTGCGATTATCGCATCCAAGGGAACCCTTGACTGGGCCTACCCGCCCTTCATTCTCGCTTCGACCGCCGCCGCCATGGATATGGAAGCGGTGGTGTTTTTCACCTTCTACGGCCTGCCTCTGCTCAAAAAGGAGATCGATGCCAAGGTGACGCCGGTCGGCAATCCGGCCATGCCGATGCACATGCCTTTCGGTAGCAAGGAGTTCCAGGCGATCAACTGGCCGATTCCTAACCTTATTTCTGGTAACATTCCCGGATTCGATACGATGGCGACCATGCTGATGAAGGAGACCTTCAAGAAGAAGGGGGTTGCCACCGTTGAACAGCTTCGCGAAATGTGTATCGAGGCGGGAGTCAAGTTCATCGCCTGCCAGATGACGATGGAGGTTTTCGGCTTCGACAAGTCGGAATTCATCGAAGGTGTCGATTATGGCGGCGCAGCCTCTTTCCTTGAATATGCAGCGGATGCCAATATTTCGCTCTTTATCTGA
- a CDS encoding DUF1634 domain-containing protein, translating to MKELKPGKLYADSVQLAYAKTLEFVSHAIIIVMAIGFILYIFRLLPLTVPVETVAANWHLNATKLQMKIHHHCGWSCFEDVHTFMHGDAISYASVVFLSMATMVCLATATIAFFKEKNRIYLLITILQVFVLLVAASGKLTSGH from the coding sequence ATGAAAGAGCTCAAACCCGGCAAGCTCTACGCCGACAGCGTACAGCTCGCTTACGCGAAAACTCTTGAATTTGTATCGCACGCGATTATCATCGTGATGGCGATTGGTTTTATACTCTACATTTTCCGGTTGCTACCGCTCACCGTACCGGTGGAAACCGTCGCGGCGAACTGGCATCTCAATGCCACCAAACTGCAGATGAAGATTCACCATCATTGCGGCTGGAGTTGCTTTGAGGATGTGCATACGTTCATGCATGGAGATGCCATCAGTTATGCATCGGTAGTTTTTCTTTCCATGGCCACCATGGTGTGCCTTGCTACGGCCACCATAGCTTTTTTCAAGGAGAAAAATCGCATTTACCTCCTGATAACTATCCTGCAGGTGTTCGTGTTGCTTGTTGCGGCCAGTGGCAAGCTTACCTCCGGTCACTGA
- a CDS encoding sulfite exporter TauE/SafE family protein, with protein sequence MVLKNIRNWIIPGVFGLLLFLNPDMVSAAEAAGVTTTAPWWVWVLALFVFSFLLGIVAVLAGVGGGVLFVPIVSGFFPFHIDYVRGAGLLVALAGALSAGPPLLRKGMADLKLGLPMALVGSVSSIAGALVGLAIPAKSVEFLLGVVILGITAIMLKAGKSGYPEVKKPDALSRMLGISGCYFEEFGQHEVSWQVHRTPVATVLFLIIGFIGGMFGLGAGFANVPVFNLLMGVPLKVAVATSGLVLSINGSAAAWVYMFNGAVLPIIAVPAVGGMMLGSKIGAKMLPKVNTRTIRLIVITILALAGFRSLMKGMGI encoded by the coding sequence ATGGTTTTAAAAAATATCAGAAACTGGATCATTCCGGGCGTTTTTGGATTGTTGCTTTTTCTGAATCCCGATATGGTGTCTGCTGCTGAGGCGGCTGGGGTAACGACAACGGCGCCCTGGTGGGTGTGGGTGCTCGCATTGTTCGTATTCTCCTTTCTGCTTGGCATTGTGGCAGTGCTGGCCGGCGTTGGTGGCGGGGTGCTTTTTGTACCTATCGTCAGCGGTTTTTTCCCGTTTCATATTGATTACGTCAGGGGCGCAGGTCTTCTTGTGGCTCTTGCCGGTGCACTTTCAGCCGGACCGCCGCTGCTCAGAAAAGGCATGGCTGATCTCAAGCTTGGTTTACCCATGGCCTTGGTCGGTTCGGTCAGTTCAATCGCCGGAGCTTTGGTGGGGCTTGCAATACCGGCCAAAAGCGTTGAATTTCTGCTTGGCGTCGTGATTCTCGGAATCACCGCGATCATGCTTAAGGCGGGGAAGTCCGGATATCCCGAGGTGAAGAAACCTGACGCTCTTTCCAGGATGCTTGGTATTTCGGGGTGTTATTTTGAGGAGTTTGGCCAGCACGAGGTTTCGTGGCAGGTGCACAGGACGCCGGTTGCAACGGTGCTGTTTTTAATCATCGGCTTCATCGGGGGGATGTTCGGCCTTGGCGCCGGATTCGCCAACGTGCCGGTTTTTAACCTGCTCATGGGTGTTCCGCTGAAGGTTGCCGTGGCAACCAGTGGTCTCGTACTTTCGATCAATGGGTCGGCGGCAGCTTGGGTTTACATGTTCAATGGTGCAGTGCTTCCCATCATTGCGGTGCCCGCCGTCGGAGGCATGATGCTCGGCTCGAAGATCGGGGCAAAAATGTTGCCGAAGGTCAACACCAGAACCATACGGCTGATCGTCATCACCATCCTGGCGCTCGCGGGTTTTCGTTCATTGATGAAAGGAATGGGAATATGA
- the tusB gene encoding sulfurtransferase complex subunit TusB: protein MLHTINKSPFENNTFTTCVRFLQPGDPVLFIEDGVYAVQAGNRFGALIQTVLKKNNPVYALKPDLDARGISAIADGVKTVDYAGFVDLVEEHQVNSWL, encoded by the coding sequence ATGTTACACACCATCAATAAATCACCGTTCGAAAACAACACCTTCACCACCTGCGTCAGGTTTCTTCAGCCGGGCGATCCCGTGCTCTTTATCGAGGACGGCGTTTACGCGGTACAGGCAGGCAACCGGTTCGGTGCGCTGATCCAGACGGTACTGAAGAAGAACAATCCGGTCTACGCACTCAAGCCTGATCTCGATGCCCGCGGTATTTCCGCTATCGCCGATGGCGTAAAGACGGTCGATTATGCAGGCTTTGTCGATCTGGTCGAAGAGCACCAGGTCAACAGCTGGCTGTAA
- the tusC gene encoding sulfurtransferase complex subunit TusC, with protein sequence MSEEQDIKKIMHVMRRAPHGSIYTYEGLEMILIMAAYEQDLSVAFIGDGVYALKKDQDPVGIGIKGFSKTFMALDGYDVEKLYVDKQSLEERGLTEDDLLVDVEVMDSSEIGRLMNEQDVVIHH encoded by the coding sequence ATGAGTGAAGAACAGGATATCAAGAAGATCATGCACGTGATGCGCCGCGCGCCGCATGGTTCGATCTACACCTACGAGGGATTGGAAATGATCCTCATCATGGCGGCTTACGAGCAGGATCTCTCCGTTGCCTTCATCGGAGATGGCGTTTACGCTCTCAAAAAGGATCAGGACCCCGTCGGCATCGGCATCAAGGGATTCTCCAAAACCTTCATGGCTCTTGATGGTTACGATGTGGAGAAGCTGTACGTGGACAAGCAATCTCTCGAAGAGCGGGGTTTGACCGAGGATGACCTGCTGGTCGATGTCGAAGTCATGGACTCCTCGGAGATCGGACGCCTGATGAACGAACAGGATGTCGTCATTCACCATTGA
- the tusD gene encoding sulfurtransferase complex subunit TusD, with product MNIGILLKEGPYNHQAADTAFKFAEAAIAKGHKVDAIFLYNDGVINATRLGDPPQDDRNIAARWTELSQKHGVEILACIAASKRRGINDDVMIEGGEITGLGTLTDIAIRNDRLLTFGD from the coding sequence ATGAACATAGGAATCCTGCTGAAGGAGGGACCTTACAACCATCAGGCGGCTGACACGGCATTCAAGTTCGCCGAGGCAGCTATCGCGAAAGGGCACAAGGTCGATGCCATTTTTCTGTACAATGACGGCGTCATCAACGCGACCAGGCTGGGCGATCCGCCGCAGGACGACCGCAACATCGCCGCTCGCTGGACTGAGCTGAGCCAGAAGCACGGCGTCGAAATACTTGCCTGCATCGCGGCCTCGAAGCGCCGCGGCATCAACGACGATGTGATGATCGAAGGCGGTGAAATCACCGGCCTTGGCACCCTGACCGACATCGCCATCCGTAACGACAGACTTTTAACTTTCGGAGACTGA
- a CDS encoding NAD(P)-binding protein: MNAESNPILDFATEYVFPAFSELTGTDKIVAFGDHSHKCPIYVKQTPPCTAECPAGEDIRAINRYLNGTDPSDDPLKSAWETATDTNPFPAVMGRICPHPCQSKCNRGVHDESVAINAIEQVLGNYGIEHNLKLKGPGADTGKRVAIIGGGPAGLSAAYQLRRKGHAVTIYDANEKLGGMVLYGIMGYRVDRKVLEAEIGRIIELGVETKMGVTIGKDITLEQLEADYDAVFIAVGAQKGRGLPVPGFDGTPGATNAIDFLKSYEVLGDDIPVGKKVVVIGDGNVAMDVARLALRLGSQATIISGVPREEMACFENEFDDANREGTTMHFLTGTTAVLGGASGVTGLRCTKMVKKEKGEEGWNSPIPFLRYKPNGETFEIEADMVVAAIGQATDLSGLGSAASGPWLKVDRNFRIPGRDKLFGGGDALKVDLITTAVGHGRKAAYAIDAFLKGEPMPETPYREITKPHKQDLLYFLHTPQAKRTSIEPEVVVGNHDELLEALTHEQALTESKRCMSCGFCFDCKQCVSFCPQEAITRFRDNPAGEKVYTDYSKCVGCHLCSLVCPCGYIQMGMGDGL; encoded by the coding sequence ATGAATGCAGAATCAAACCCGATTCTCGATTTTGCGACAGAGTATGTCTTTCCTGCCTTCAGCGAACTGACAGGGACCGACAAGATCGTCGCCTTCGGGGATCACAGCCATAAATGCCCGATCTACGTCAAGCAGACGCCGCCGTGCACCGCCGAGTGCCCGGCAGGCGAAGACATCCGGGCCATCAACCGGTATCTGAACGGCACCGATCCGTCGGACGACCCGCTGAAATCGGCCTGGGAAACGGCGACCGACACCAACCCGTTCCCGGCGGTGATGGGCCGCATCTGCCCGCACCCGTGCCAGAGCAAATGCAATCGCGGCGTGCACGACGAAAGCGTAGCCATCAACGCCATCGAGCAGGTGCTCGGCAACTATGGCATCGAACATAATCTGAAACTCAAAGGCCCCGGCGCTGACACCGGCAAACGCGTTGCCATCATCGGCGGCGGCCCGGCAGGCCTGTCGGCAGCCTACCAGCTTCGCCGCAAAGGCCACGCCGTCACCATCTACGACGCCAACGAAAAGCTCGGCGGCATGGTGCTCTACGGCATCATGGGCTACCGCGTGGATCGCAAGGTGCTCGAAGCCGAAATCGGCCGTATCATCGAGCTCGGCGTCGAGACGAAGATGGGGGTCACCATCGGCAAAGACATCACCCTCGAACAGCTCGAAGCTGACTACGACGCGGTCTTCATCGCCGTCGGTGCGCAGAAGGGAAGAGGTCTGCCCGTGCCCGGCTTCGACGGCACGCCCGGTGCCACCAACGCCATCGACTTTCTGAAAAGCTACGAAGTGCTGGGCGACGACATCCCGGTTGGCAAGAAGGTAGTGGTCATCGGCGACGGTAACGTCGCCATGGACGTCGCCAGACTTGCGCTGCGTCTCGGCTCGCAAGCCACCATCATCTCCGGCGTACCGCGCGAAGAGATGGCCTGCTTCGAGAACGAATTCGACGACGCGAACAGAGAGGGCACGACGATGCACTTCCTCACCGGCACGACAGCGGTGCTCGGCGGAGCGTCGGGCGTCACCGGCCTGCGCTGCACGAAGATGGTCAAAAAAGAAAAAGGCGAGGAAGGCTGGAACTCACCGATCCCGTTCCTGCGCTACAAGCCCAATGGCGAAACCTTCGAGATCGAAGCGGACATGGTGGTTGCAGCCATCGGCCAGGCGACCGACCTGTCGGGTCTCGGCAGCGCGGCGAGCGGCCCGTGGCTCAAGGTTGACCGCAACTTCCGCATCCCCGGACGCGACAAACTCTTCGGCGGCGGCGACGCCCTGAAGGTCGATCTCATCACCACGGCAGTCGGCCACGGCCGCAAAGCCGCCTACGCCATCGACGCCTTCCTGAAAGGCGAACCGATGCCCGAGACGCCGTACCGCGAGATCACCAAACCGCACAAGCAGGACCTGCTCTACTTTCTGCACACCCCGCAGGCCAAACGCACGAGCATCGAGCCGGAGGTGGTGGTAGGCAACCACGACGAACTGCTCGAAGCCTTGACGCACGAACAGGCGCTCACGGAATCGAAGCGCTGCATGAGCTGCGGGTTCTGCTTCGACTGCAAGCAGTGCGTCTCGTTCTGCCCGCAGGAGGCCATCACCCGCTTCCGCGACAACCCGGCAGGCGAAAAAGTCTACACCGATTACTCGAAATGCGTCGGCTGCCACCTCTGCTCTCTGGTCTGCCCCTGCGGTTACATCCAGATGGGCATGGGCGACGGACTGTGA